TATGTTTTTCATCCGCGATCCATAGCACTGGCTGGCGCCTCCACGAATTCTCTGCGGTGGTTCATCAATGAGTTCTACATTGACCCCCTGCTCAAGATGGGGTACCCGGGCAAAATCTACGCCATAAACCCCAAGGGTGGTGAGGTCCTGGGGCTCCCGGTTTACCGCAGCTTGAGGGATGTCCCTGGCCCGGTAGACCACGTGGTATCCTGTGTCCCAGCACAAGAGACTCCCGGCCTCCTCGAAGAGTGCCGTGAGGTGGGAACCAGGGTATTGCAGCTCTACACCGCAGGGTTCGCCGAGACCGGCGAGCCGGAACTCGTTGAGCTACAGGGGAGACTGGTGGAAAAGGCTCGCCGCTATGGTATCCGCATCCTCGGCCCCAATTGCATGGGTATCTACTGCCCGAAATCAGGGATAAGCTTCTGCGTCAATTATCCCACCGAAGTGGGGCCTATCGGTCTCATCTCCCAGAGTGGCAGCAATACCACCTATATCATCCGTAGCGCTGTTGTCAGGGGGCTTTACTTCAGCAAAGCCGTCAGTTATGGTAACGCCTGTGATATTAATGAGTGTGACCTGATTGACTACCTGGCTGATGATCCTGAAACCAAGGTCATCGCTGCTTACATCGAGGGCACCTCCGATGGTCAGCGTCTGCGCAAGGTACTTGGGCGGGCAGTCTCGATAAAACCGGTGGTGATATACAAAGGCGGATATACTGAAGGGGGAACCAGGGCAGCCGCCTCCCACACCGGCGCTCTCGCTGGATCCAGCGCCATCTGGAGCGGGTTCCTGAAGCAGATTGGCGCCATTGAAGTGCACACTGTAGACGAGACGGTGGACATGCTGGTGGCGCTGCTATGCATGAAGCCCCCCCTCGGATTGAACACTTGCGCCATTGGCAATGGTGGTGGCGCCAGCTTGCTGGCCACCGATGAACTGGAACGTGCCGGATTCAGGCTCCCCCCTATTCCACCTGACGTACGCGAGAGACTGAAGGGACTTATTCCTCTGGCTGGCAGTATGATTCGTAACCCTATGGATGCCAGCCCTCTCTTCGGAGCGGAGCAGGCACGCCTGATCACCAGGGTGGGAATGTCAGGCTGGGAAGAGGCTCTTCGAGAGGTCAGGTATTTGAAGGGGGATGGAGGGATAGGCGATTTCATGGCTATTCTGGATGGCTGGCCTGAGATCGACTCGCTAGTATTCCATTATTCACTGGACTCGCTTCCGGGCATCATCCGCGAATGGACTATAGGTACGGGGTCCGGGCCACCCATCATCGCCGCTAAGGAATGTCACCTGCCTGTGGCCACGGTGGTACACTTCATAGCCAACGAAGATTCCTGGTTGCCCTCTCTAGTAACGCAGAGGATTTGCATTGAGGCTGGATTCCCGCTTTTCTTGTCCATGAGGGGCGCAGCCAGGGCCATTCGGAGATTGGTAGAGTTCAATAAGGCACACCCGGAGCTACTTAGGTCGCTGAGAGAAGAGGTGGCCTCGGCCTCGCCTGGGACGGGGAAGAGCGGCCAGAGCTAGCTGCGGTGATGCAGGGATAATAACCACAGGCGTTCGCAAGTTTGGCGTAACAAACGAGATTCTTCGCCGCCTGCGGCGGCTCAGAATGACATCTAAAATCTGTCTTTCAAAATCTTCTTGCTTCTTCATTCCCGATTACCTATGATGCAAATATAGAGGTTGATTTTCCCTGAAAACAAAGCTATAAACATTCCTCGAAGGAACCTCGAGTTCAGGATGTATCCTAGTGCCGTGTCTCTGAAAACGCTTAACAATAGAGCCACCTGTGCCATTTTGGCGAAAGCCGAAATCCAGAAGGTATGCATGGTGGATTCTGTGCCAAGCATGGAATGGCGCATTGGAAGGTTATGGCAGGGACATCACACTAGGTTGGTAGAGGGGGTCATCTGCCGCAACCCGCATTAATCATACTGTGGATAGTGGGCATAACCAGCTTCACTCTCCTCGGAGCCTGGTATGCCAGGCGATTCGCGAAGCCCGATGCTCTCATAGGCCTCTACGTAGTGTTCGTGGCTCTCAGCCAGATCGTGGCCGTCAAGGTGGCGGAGTATGATCTGGGGTTCGTTACCGTCACTGCTCCCGCCGCTGTTCTGATCTACTCTGTCACCTACCTCTTCACTGATATCGTCAACGAGAGGTTTGGCCGGCGGGAAGCGCACAAAATGATACTCATCGCCTTTGTAACACAGTTGGCGATGGTCTTCTTCATCTGGCTGGGTACGGAGTTGCCGCCAGCGCCTTTCTGGAGAGACCAGCAAGCTTGGGAATCAATTGTGGGGGTGGTGCCGCGAATTACCGTAGCCTCATGGGTGGCCTTCCTGGTGAGTGCGAATCTCGATGCCTGGGTATATGACGTCTTCAGAAGGCTAACTAAAGGGAGGCACCTCTGGATGAGAAACGCCTTTAGTTCCATCCCGGCGCTGGCCATTGACACCTTGCTCTTCATCTCCATAGCCTTCTGGGGCCGCCTGCCCATGATACCCTTGATAGAGGGACAGCTCTACACCAAATGGCTCGTCGGTCTCATCAACATGCCCTTCATGTACCTTAACAGGTGGATAGTCTTTAAGCGACCCAGAGATTGACAAAGGGCGCAGGCAATGGGTATTCTGGTAGCGTTCTAGCCCAAATAGCCTAAGATAGAGCCACGGAAAAACAGAGGGAGGTCAGCTACCAGTGCCGTACAAGGATATCATTCTGGAAAAGAAAGACTGCATCGCCACGTTGACGATAAACCGTCCCGACAAGATGAACGCCATGACCCTGGAAACCAGAGAGGAGATCATTACTGCCC
This Chloroflexota bacterium DNA region includes the following protein-coding sequences:
- a CDS encoding queuosine precursor transporter encodes the protein MPQPALIILWIVGITSFTLLGAWYARRFAKPDALIGLYVVFVALSQIVAVKVAEYDLGFVTVTAPAAVLIYSVTYLFTDIVNERFGRREAHKMILIAFVTQLAMVFFIWLGTELPPAPFWRDQQAWESIVGVVPRITVASWVAFLVSANLDAWVYDVFRRLTKGRHLWMRNAFSSIPALAIDTLLFISIAFWGRLPMIPLIEGQLYTKWLVGLINMPFMYLNRWIVFKRPRD